A single window of Bombus pascuorum chromosome 1, iyBomPasc1.1, whole genome shotgun sequence DNA harbors:
- the LOC132913529 gene encoding ATP synthase subunit gamma, mitochondrial has product MFCNHMTTIVRLAAQQQQQQQKRSMATLKAISIRLKSVKNIQKITQSMKMVSAAKYNRAERDLKQARPLGIGTKAFYEQAEIQAPPDDEKKLVVAITSDRGLCGAVHTGVSRNIRDVLLADPKECENTKIICVGEKSRAILSRLFANNILFVASEVGRKPPTFNDAAKVAIEIMNSGYSFGSGRIVYNRFKSVVSYAVDQLPLFDKNAVVNAPKLSVYDSLDENVIQSYLEFSLASLLFYSMKEGACSEQSSRMTAMDNASKNAGEMIDKLTLTFNRTRQAVITRELIEIISGAAALD; this is encoded by the exons atgttttgtaatcATATGACAACAATTGTGCGGCTTGCTGctcaacaacagcagcagcaacaaaaACGTAGTATGGCAACTCTTAAAGCAATTTCTATAAGATTGAAATCTGTaaagaatattcaaaaaattacTCAATCAATGAAGATGGTGTCAGCTGCTAAATATAATAGAGCAGAAAGAGACTTAAAACAAGCTAGACCTCTTGGGATTGGTACAAAAGCATTTTATGAACAAGCTGAAATTCAAGCACCACCAGATGATGAGAAAAAGCTTGTAGTAGCAATAACAAGTGATCGAGGATTATGTGGTGCTGTACACACTGGAGTTTCTCGTAACATTAGGGATGTCCTTTTAGCTGATCCCAAAGAATGTGAAAATACAAAGATTATATGTGTTGGTGAAAAATCTCGAGCTATTTTATCACGTTTGTTTGCTAACAATATATTGTTTGTTGCATCTGAAGTTGGTCGTAAACCACCTACATTTAATGATGCTGCCAAAGTAGCAATTGAAATTATGAATAGCGG GTACAGTTTTGGTTCTGGCCGCATTGTGTACAATCGATTCAAGTCTGTGGTATCATATGCTGTTGATCAGTTACCCCTTTTTGACAAAAATGCAGTAGTTAATGCACCAAAATTGTCAGTATATGATTCTTTGGATGAAAATGTAATTCAGAGCTATTTGGAATTTTCTCTAGcttctctattattttattctatgaaAGAAGGTGCCTGTAGTGAACAGTCAAGTCGTATGACTGCTATGGATAATGCTAGCAAAAATGCAGGGGAGATGATAGATAAATTAACTCTGACATTCAATCGTACTCGGCAAGCTGTAATTACTAGAGAACTAATTGAAATCATTTCTGGTGCTGCTGCTTTggattaa
- the LOC132913288 gene encoding tubulin gamma-2 chain, giving the protein MPCEMITLQLGQCGNQIGFEFWKKLCAEHGISPEGILKDYATEGTDRKDVFFYQSDDEHYIPRAVLLDLEPRVIHTIMNSPYSKLYNPENIYLSKHGGGAGNNWASGYHQGEKLQEEIFDILDREADGSDSLEGFVLCHSIAGGTGSGMGSFMLESLADRFPKKLLETYSVFPNQDEISDVVVQPYNSLLTLKRLTQCADCVVVLDNTALNRIASDRLHIQNPSFTQINKLVSTIMSVSTTTLRYPSYMNNDLVGLIAPLIPTPRLHFLMTGYTPLTTDQEGASVRKTSVLDVMRRLLQPKNMMVSTALDRNASHCYISILNIIQGEVDPTQVHKSLQRIRERKLAQFIPWGPASIQVALSRKSPYIQSTHRVSGLMLANHTNISSLFDRALQQYDKLRKREAFLEQFRKEKMFEDNLDELDNSREVVEYLVKEYQAATRVDYLSWNPSKVET; this is encoded by the exons ttGGATTTGAGTTTTGGAAAAAATTATGCGCTGAACATGGTATTAGTCCAGAAGgtattttaaaagattatgCAACAGAAGGTACAGACAGAAaagatgtatttttttatcaatcaGATGATGAACATTATATACCAAGAGCAGTATTATTAGATTTGGAACCCAGAGTAATTCATACAATTATGAATTCTCCTTACTCAAAG TTATATAATCcagagaatatttatttatcaaaacatGGAGGTGGTGCTGGTAATAATTGGGCATCTGGTTATCATCAAGGAGAGAAACttcaagaagaaatatttgatattttagacAGAGAAGCAGATGGAAGTGATAGTTTAGAG GGGTTTGTTTTGTGTCATTCTATCGCAGGTGGTACTGGTTCAGGTATGGGTTCGTTCATGCTTGAATCCCTCGCAGATAGGTTTCCaaaaaaattacttgaaaCATATAGCGTTTTTCCAAACCAAGATGAGATAAG CGATGTAGTCGTACAGCCATACAATTCCTTATTAACTTTAAAAAGATTAACACAATGTGCTGATTGTGTTGTTGTTCTAGACAACACAGCACTTAATAGAATAGCATCAGATAGACTTCATATCCAAAATCCTAGTTTTAcacaaattaataaacttgTTTCTACAATAATGTCTGTTAGCACCACCACACTTCG ATATCCTTCTTATATGAACAATGACTTAGTTGGTTTAATTGCTCCATTAATTCCAACACCACGATTACATTTCCTCATGACTGGTTATACTCCTCTTACTACAGATCAGGAA GGAGCATCTGTAAGAAAAACTTCTGTATTAGATGTAATGAGACGTTTGCTTCAGCCGAAAAATATGATGGTTTCTACAGCATTAGATAGAAATGCATCTCACTGTTATATATCTATCTTAAATATCATTCAA GGTGAAGTAGATCCAACCCAAGTTCATAAATCTTTACAAAGAATCAGAGAAAGGAAACTTGCGCAATTTATACCTTGGGGTCCTGCTAGTATACAAGTAGCCCTTTCAAGAAAATCACCATATATTCAAAGTACACATAGAGTATCTGGCTTAATGTTAGCCAATCATACTAACATATCATCA TTATTTGACCGTGCCTTACAACAATATGATAAATTACGAAAGCGAGAAGCATTTTTAGAACAATTtcgtaaagaaaaaatgttcgaAGATAATTTGGACGAATTGGATAATTCTAGAGAAGTCGTCGAATATTTGGTAAAGGAATATCAGGCAGCCACCCGAGTGGATTATTTATCATGGAACCCCAGCAAAgtagaaacataa
- the LOC132913611 gene encoding GILT-like protein 1 has product MGLGIFRWKILLIAISVLLLWQSSKVWLNLTQEKYGIEAQLQDNQLTNDESKQKVHITVYYEALCPDSRNFFIKQLLPVYHKIPNNVQLEFIPYGKATTVKTENGYEFMCQHGPIECGANIIHACSIDILKNTSIQLEYLSCMIKNNIVPVNIMEICAKKMNIDYNPIFKCFIGDKGKELLAKYGELTNALTPQISFIPTVVLNENSENQARILKNLLHEVCLQFKIMPEGCIL; this is encoded by the exons ATGGGACTAGGAATTTTTCGATGGAAGATATTATTGATTGCTATATCTGTTTTACTTCTTTGGCAATCCTCGAAAGTATGGTTGAATCTAACTCAAGAGAAATATGGCATAGAAG CACAGCTTCAGGACAACCAGCTAACAAATGACGAAAGTAAGCAAAAGGTTCACATAACTGTGTACTACGAAGCACTATGTCCAGATTCACGCAactttttcataaaacaattattGCCAGTGTACCACAAAATTCCAAATAATGTACAGTTGGAATTTATACCATATGGGAAAGCTACG ACTGTGAAAACAGAAAATGGGTATGAATTTATGTGCCAACATGGACCCATTGAATGTGGAGCAAATATCATTCATGCATGTTCCATAGATATCTTGAAGAATACTTCCATTCAGTTGGAGTATCTATCTtgtatgattaaaaataacatagtGCCAGTAAATATCATGGAAATTTGTGCAAAAAAAATGAACATAGATTATAATCCTATCTTTAAGTGCTTTATTGGAGATAAGGGCAAAGAACTTTTGGCTAAATATGGGGAATTAACAAATGCTTTAACACCACAAATTTCCTTCATACCAACTGTTGTATTAAATGAG AATTCTGAGAATCAGGCaaggatattaaaaaatttgctaCATGAAGTGTGCctacaatttaaaattatgcCAGAAGGTTGTATATTGTAA
- the LOC132913428 gene encoding DNA-directed RNA polymerases I and III subunit RPAC1: MMEGSRKSRVILEEHGIPNASEYTNYQPQQDWNLHNFKKEFKIQVIRESEDERELEFDLIGYPVGFANAFRRVLLSEVPTMAIEKVYIVNNTSLIQDEVLAHRLGLVPLQADPRLFEYPSSTIKDEDEVSDQDTLRYELKVSCTWNPQAPKDSRRTNDMYRNSNVYSKDIKWVPIGRQAELYPRGAEQLGVLEDDILICKMRPGQEIHLFMHAVKGIGKDHAKFSPVATASYRLLPDIQLVKPVRGEMADRLKSCFSVGVIEVIETKSGDPESREAKVKNPRYDSCSRNVFQHEDLKGYVRLSRVRNHIIFTIESVGTLPPSVLFVEATKILKGKCKMFLEELDNIEK, translated from the exons atgatgGAAGGAAGTCGAAAATCTCGTGTTATTCTTGAAGAACATGGTATACCAAAT gcTTCTGAATATACTAATTATCAACCACAACAAGATTGGAacttacataattttaaaaaa gaatTCAAAATACAAGTGATAAGAGAGTCTGAAGATGAACGAGAGTTAGAATTTGATTTAATAGGTTATCCTGTTGGGTTTGCTAATGCATTTCGTAGAGTCCTTTTAAGTGAAGTACCAACCATGGCTATAGAAAAGgtttatattgtaaataacacAAGCTTAATTCAAGATGAAGTTCTAGCTCACAG ATTGGGTTTAGTACCACTTCAAGCTGATCCAAGATTATTTGAGTATCCTTCATCCACTATTAAAGATGAAGATGAAGTTAGTGATCAAGATACTCTAAGATATGAACTTAAAGTATCATGTACTTGGAATCCCCAAGCACCTAAAGATTCTCGAAGAACAAACGATATGTATAGAAATAGCAATg tGTATAGTAAAGATATTAAATGGGTTCCCATTGGACGTCAAGCAGAACTTTATCCTCGAGGAGCAGAGCAATTAGGTGTTCTAGaagatgatattttaatatgtaaaatgcGCCCTGGTCAAGAAATTCATCTTTTTATGCATGCAGTGAAAGGAATTGGGAAAGATCATGCTAAATTTTCTCCTGTAG ctaCTGCATCATATAGACTATTACCAGATATACAACTAGTAAAACCTGTCAGAGGAGAAATGGCAGATCGTTTAAAAAGTTGCTTTAGTGTTGGTGTTATAGAAGTAATTGAAACTAAATCAGGTGATCCAGAATCACGTGAAGCGAAGGTTAAAAATCCTCGCTATGATAGCTGTTCTAGAAATGTATTTCAACATGAAGACCTCAAAGGATATGTACGGTTAAGTAGAGTACGAAATCATATTATTT ttACCATTGAATCAGTGGGAACATTACCACCATCTGTATTATTTGTAGAAGCAACTAAAATACTTAAGGGAAAGTGTAAAATGTTCTTGGAAGAACTGGacaacattgaaaaataa
- the LOC132913654 gene encoding protein jagunal, whose translation MASKVTLSQALGTDGSDFNHRQKIAGHYQISATNKSRLKYCIFFHYLLFFVMLAKLSADILDHLDIFILEIEELQVPQPLWWEYIWCTSLILSFLALSAIKRNRIKTLKQYMIGIILLGYGPLLYAVVYYFKDVWKYLTVGKTNEIHFWQDLPYGLLWYAFILLASQVHSFSLFFSWNLIVAWKTRGSKKAD comes from the exons atggCTTCAAAAGTAACACTGTCCCAGGCTCTGGGTACAGATGGAAGTGATTTTAATCATAGACAAAAGATTGCTGGTCATTATCAAATCAG CGCAACAAATAAATCAAGACTGAaatattgcatattttttcattatcttcttttcttcgttatgCTTGCCAAGCTATCAGCCGATATTTTAGACCATttggatatatttattttggaGATTGAAGAATTACAAGTACCTCAG CCTTTATGGTGGGAATATATTTGGTGTACAAGTTTGATATTAAGTTTTCTTGCATTGTCTgctattaaaagaaacagaattaaaacattaaaacagTACATGATAGGTATTATCCTATTAGGATATGGTCCATTACTTTATGCagttgtatattatttcaaggatgtttggaaatatttaactgttggtaaaacaaatgaaattcacTTTTGGCAG gATCTACCATATGGATTATTATGGTATGCATTTATTCTCTTAGCATCTCAAgttcattctttttctttgttcttttccTGGAATCTTATAGTAGCTTGGAAAACGCGGGGAAGTAAAAAAGCTGactaa
- the LOC132913480 gene encoding tRNA (adenine(58)-N(1))-methyltransferase catalytic subunit TRMT61A — translation MSFNEVKEFIEEGDVVILYLGHNNMHSLEIKAKIPNKNGEMVDNVFQTKYGALRVFSLVGHKYGTMKKLSKGWVYVLQPTSELWTLTVPHRTQIIYSPDISLIIHLLDLVPGNIIIETGTGSGSLSHALIRAIRPHGHLYTFDFHEQRVKIAQAEFERHGLSKFVTSSHKDVCMEGFGKELETKADAIFLDLPHPWLAIDHAVVTLKKSGGKLCSFSPCIEQVQRTCAKLVSKGFIELNTYECLQREVHVQYRNLSILNLEYLQYEDIHEDMAQQSEYEKEEKKLLTGIHAHSLPGHTGFITIATLPPFCVRKIEMDLK, via the exons ATGAGTTTTAATGAAGTAAAAGAATTCATTGAAGAAGGAGATGTGGTCATTTTATACTTAGGACATAACAATATGCATTCTTTAGAAATAAAGGCAAAAATTCCCAATAAAAATGGTGAAATGGTTGACAAtgtttttcaaacaaaatatgGAGCACTTAGAGTATTTTCTCTTGTGGGACACAAATATGGAACCATGAAAAAACTTTCGAAAGGATGGGTATATGTTTTACAACCAACATCAGAACTTTGGACATTGACAGTACCTCACAGGacacaaattatatatagccCTGACATAAGTCTGATCATACACTTGTTGGATTTAGTACCAGGAAACATAATTATTGAAACAG GTACTGGAAGTGGATCTCTTTCCCATGCTCTTATTCGTGCAATTCGCCCTCACGGTCATCTTTATACATTTGATTTTCACGAGCAGCGTGTAAAAATTGCTCAAGCAGAGTTTGAAAGACATGGACTTAGTAAATTTGTAACTTCAAGTCATAAAGATGTTTGTATGGAAGGTTTTGGAAAAGAATTAGAAACAAAAGCAGATGCAATTTTTTTAGACCTACCACATCCATGGTTAGCAATAGATCATGCAGTAGTTACTTTAAAGAAATCAG gTGGAAAACTatgttctttttctccttgtATTGAGCAGGTTCAACGTACTTGTGCAAAATTAGTATCAAAAGGATTCATTGAGTTGAATACCTACGAATGTTTACAAAGAGAAGTACATGTACAATATAGAAATCTTTCTATACTGAATTTAGAATACCTGCAATATGAG GATATACACGAAGATATGGCACAACAAAGTGAATatgagaaagaagagaaaaagttgCTTACTGGAATACATGCTCATTCTTTACCTGGTCATACAGGATTCATTACAATTGCTACATTACCTCCATTTTGTGTACGGAAAATAGAAAtggatttaaaataa
- the LOC132913679 gene encoding calmodulin, producing the protein MADQLTEEQIAEFKEAFSLFDKDGDGTITTKELGTVMRSLGQNPTEAELQDMINEVDADGNGTIDFPEFLTMMARKMKDTDSEEEIREAFRVFDKDGNGFISAAELRHVMTNLGEKLTDEEVDEMIREADIDGDGQVNYEEFVTMMTSK; encoded by the exons ATG gcTGATCAACTCACAGAGGAGCAAATTGCAGAATTTAAGGAAGCATTTTCGCTATTTGATAAGGATGGAGATGGTACTATCACAACCAAAGAGTTGGGTACAGTTATGCGATCGCTAGGACAAAATCCTACAGAAGCTGAGCTTCAGGATATGATCAATGAAGTGGATGCAGATG GTAATGGCACAATCGATTTTCCGGAGTTCTTAACCATGATGGCTCGCAAAATGAAGGATACTGACAGCGAGGAGGAAATTAGGGAGGCCTTCAGAGTATTTGATAAGGATGGAAATGGCTTCATATCTGCAGCGGAACTCAGACATGTTATGACAAATCTTGGCGAGAAACTCACTGATGAGGAAGTTGATGAAATGATTCGAGAGGCTGACATTGATGGTGATGGCCAAGTTAATTATGAAG AATTCGTCACAATGATGACATCAAAGTGA